One window of Neisseria subflava genomic DNA carries:
- a CDS encoding sodium-dependent transporter gives MSSNQPRQTWSNRLTYILTVAGATVGFGATWRFPYLVGENGGGAYVFLFCIAMLVIGIPMILVENVIGRRKGVNALDAFGGTMNGKPVAKVWKLVGWMGLLGAFGIMAYYMVLGGWVISYIINIIGGNLDISSPVSGEVTKSFFTEHIENSPWEIAFYTFLFVVVNQWILVKGVIGGIEKAAKYLMPLLFLFLIAMVVRNVTLPGAMEGIIFYLKPDFSKITAELFVFVLGQVFFALSLGFGVMITLSSYLDKNENLVQTAVITAITNTLIAVLAGFMIFPSLFSFGVAPNSGPTLVFQSLPIVFSNMWAGPVFAVIFFSLLLIAALTTSLTIYEVLITTIQEKTKIRRTAAITIVLAAIFIFGNIPSILSYGPWKDISVFGKNIFDAFDYISGNILFMLTALGSALFVGFVMKDEAKDELLYKGNHTTVNIWFAYVKYLVPLVILLIFISNLF, from the coding sequence ATGTCTTCCAATCAACCCCGTCAAACCTGGTCCAACCGTTTGACTTACATCCTTACCGTTGCCGGCGCGACTGTCGGCTTTGGTGCAACTTGGCGTTTCCCGTATTTGGTCGGTGAAAACGGCGGCGGTGCATATGTGTTTCTGTTCTGTATCGCCATGCTGGTCATCGGTATTCCGATGATTTTGGTGGAAAACGTCATCGGCCGCCGTAAAGGCGTGAACGCGCTGGATGCGTTTGGCGGCACAATGAATGGCAAACCCGTTGCCAAAGTTTGGAAATTGGTCGGCTGGATGGGCCTGCTCGGCGCATTCGGCATCATGGCCTATTACATGGTGCTCGGCGGCTGGGTTATCAGCTACATCATCAATATCATCGGCGGCAATTTGGACATTTCCAGTCCGGTTTCCGGAGAAGTCACCAAAAGCTTCTTTACCGAACACATCGAAAACAGCCCTTGGGAAATTGCGTTTTACACCTTCCTATTTGTGGTTGTGAACCAATGGATCTTGGTCAAAGGCGTGATCGGTGGTATTGAAAAAGCGGCAAAATACCTGATGCCTTTGCTGTTTTTATTCCTGATTGCCATGGTTGTGCGCAACGTTACCCTGCCGGGCGCAATGGAAGGCATCATCTTCTATCTGAAGCCTGACTTCAGCAAAATTACAGCCGAACTGTTCGTCTTCGTTTTGGGCCAAGTATTCTTCGCCTTAAGCTTGGGTTTCGGCGTGATGATTACGTTATCCAGCTATCTGGATAAAAACGAAAATCTGGTTCAGACGGCCGTGATTACCGCGATTACCAACACTTTGATTGCCGTGTTGGCCGGCTTTATGATTTTCCCTTCCCTCTTCAGCTTTGGCGTCGCCCCTAACTCCGGCCCGACGCTGGTGTTCCAAAGCCTGCCGATCGTGTTTTCCAATATGTGGGCAGGCCCGGTGTTTGCAGTGATTTTCTTCTCACTGCTTCTGATTGCCGCGCTGACGACTTCTCTGACGATTTATGAAGTGTTGATTACGACGATTCAGGAGAAAACCAAAATCCGCCGTACCGCCGCGATTACGATTGTCTTGGCCGCCATCTTCATCTTCGGCAACATTCCGTCTATTTTGAGCTACGGCCCATGGAAAGATATTTCCGTGTTTGGTAAAAACATTTTTGATGCCTTTGACTATATCAGCGGCAATATCCTGTTTATGCTGACCGCGCTCGGCTCCGCGCTGTTTGTCGGTTTCGTGATGAAGGATGAAGCGAAGGACGAATTGCTCTATAAAGGCAACCATACGACGGTCAATATTTGGTTTGCTTATGTGAAATACCTCGTGCCGTTGGTGATTCTGCTGATTTTCATCAGCAACCTGTTCTGA
- a CDS encoding 16S rRNA pseudouridine(516) synthase: MQLLKYIQSQGLGSRKQCQWLIDNDCIAINGEIHNRAKDNIDPSQVHTLSVDGEEIAAVPMPYFYILLHKPADYETSHKPQQYPSIFSLFPDHMRNIDMQAVGRLDADTTGIILITNDGQFNHRVTSPKHKVPKLYRVTLKHPADDTLCTTLKNGVLLHDDHETVAAVEAVLAAPTTLMMTITEGKYHQVKRMIAAAGNRVEQLHREKFGDWNVDDLAAGEWKFIQI, encoded by the coding sequence ATGCAACTGCTCAAATACATCCAATCGCAAGGCCTCGGCAGCCGCAAGCAATGCCAATGGCTGATAGACAATGACTGCATTGCCATTAACGGCGAAATTCATAATCGTGCCAAAGACAATATCGACCCGTCTCAAGTGCACACCCTGTCTGTTGACGGCGAAGAAATTGCCGCCGTCCCCATGCCCTATTTCTACATTCTGCTTCATAAACCTGCAGATTACGAAACTTCGCACAAACCCCAGCAATATCCAAGCATCTTCAGTCTGTTTCCCGACCACATGCGCAATATCGATATGCAGGCAGTCGGCCGCTTGGATGCAGACACAACCGGCATTATTCTTATTACCAACGACGGGCAATTTAACCATCGCGTTACCTCGCCCAAACACAAAGTTCCGAAGCTCTACCGTGTCACTTTGAAACATCCTGCCGACGATACCCTTTGCACTACGCTGAAAAACGGCGTTCTCCTGCATGACGATCATGAAACCGTCGCCGCAGTCGAAGCAGTATTAGCCGCCCCAACCACATTGATGATGACCATTACCGAGGGTAAATACCATCAGGTCAAACGCATGATTGCAGCCGCAGGCAACCGTGTCGAGCAGCTCCACCGTGAGAAATTCGGCGACTGGAATGTCGATGATTTGGCCGCGGGAGAATGGAAATTTATCCAAATCTAA
- the dnaQ gene encoding DNA polymerase III subunit epsilon, which produces MSQRQIILDTETTGLYPENGDRLVEFAGLEMINRQMTDSNLHLYVHPERDMPEEAAKVHGLTIEVLEAKNAPPFAQVGKQIADFIRGAELIIHNAKFDVGFLNMEFRRMGLPSIEELGCKVTDTLAMAREMFPGQKASLDALCNRFSVDRSKRVLHGALIDCELLGEVYLAMTRQQFDLMGGESEEEGEVKQTVIAETKRTSQLKVIKANADELAAHEKYLDDLGEACVWRKVETPDEANAGASA; this is translated from the coding sequence ATGAGCCAACGTCAGATTATCCTCGATACGGAAACTACGGGTCTTTATCCTGAAAACGGCGACCGTCTGGTCGAATTTGCCGGCTTGGAAATGATCAACCGCCAAATGACCGACTCCAACCTTCATTTATATGTCCACCCCGAACGCGATATGCCGGAGGAAGCGGCGAAGGTGCATGGTTTGACGATTGAAGTATTGGAAGCGAAGAATGCGCCGCCGTTTGCCCAAGTGGGTAAACAGATTGCTGACTTTATACGTGGTGCAGAGCTGATTATCCATAATGCCAAGTTTGACGTCGGCTTCCTGAATATGGAATTCCGCCGCATGGGCTTGCCTTCTATTGAGGAACTGGGTTGTAAAGTGACCGACACGCTGGCTATGGCACGTGAAATGTTTCCGGGACAAAAGGCAAGCTTGGATGCGTTGTGTAACCGCTTTTCCGTTGACCGCAGCAAACGGGTCTTGCACGGCGCGTTAATCGACTGTGAGCTTTTGGGTGAAGTCTATCTTGCCATGACGCGTCAGCAGTTCGACCTGATGGGCGGCGAGTCGGAAGAAGAGGGCGAAGTCAAACAAACCGTTATTGCGGAAACCAAACGTACGTCGCAGTTGAAAGTCATCAAAGCCAATGCGGACGAGCTGGCCGCACATGAAAAATATTTGGACGATTTGGGAGAAGCGTGTGTATGGCGCAAGGTTGAAACGCCTGATGAGGCCAATGCCGGAGCGTCAGCATGA
- the ispD gene encoding 2-C-methyl-D-erythritol 4-phosphate cytidylyltransferase, protein MIRRNIALIPAAGVGARFGAGKPKQYVEINGKTVLQHTIEIFEQHPRIDLIAVILSPEDSVFQTALSEKVRVFRVGGASRAETVRNGVSTLLEQGLAEAQDNILVHDAARCCLPAEALTRLLDEAEESNEGGILAIPVADTLKRADGSHHIDETVARAGLWQAQTPQLFQTALLNRALSVDDLSEITDEASAVEKLGIRPRLVQGDTRNLKLTLPQDEYIVRLLLKAV, encoded by the coding sequence ATGATACGCCGCAATATCGCTTTGATTCCTGCTGCCGGTGTGGGAGCGCGATTTGGTGCAGGAAAACCAAAACAATATGTTGAAATCAATGGTAAAACCGTATTGCAACATACCATAGAAATCTTTGAGCAACACCCCCGCATAGATTTAATTGCCGTTATTCTTTCGCCGGAAGATTCGGTTTTTCAGACTGCCCTGTCTGAGAAAGTACGCGTCTTTCGAGTAGGCGGCGCAAGTCGTGCCGAAACGGTACGCAATGGCGTATCTACTTTATTAGAACAAGGTTTGGCCGAGGCACAAGACAATATCTTGGTTCATGATGCCGCGCGCTGTTGCTTGCCTGCTGAAGCATTAACACGTTTGCTTGATGAGGCTGAAGAGAGCAATGAGGGCGGTATTCTGGCCATACCGGTGGCCGATACGCTCAAGCGGGCAGACGGCAGTCATCATATTGATGAAACCGTTGCACGCGCAGGATTATGGCAGGCGCAAACGCCGCAGCTTTTTCAGACGGCCTTATTAAATCGCGCCTTATCGGTTGATGATTTGAGTGAGATTACGGATGAAGCGTCAGCAGTTGAAAAACTGGGTATCCGGCCGCGCTTGGTGCAGGGCGATACGCGTAATTTAAAATTGACGCTGCCGCAAGACGAATACATTGTCAGATTGTTGCTCAAGGCCGTCTGA
- the ispF gene encoding 2-C-methyl-D-erythritol 2,4-cyclodiphosphate synthase, with protein MNIRIGQGYDVHQLVEGRDLILGGVNIPFEKGLLGHSDADALLHAITDALLGAAGLGDIGSHFPDTAAEFKDADSRVLLREAYQSVQALGWKVVNVDTTVIAQKPKLAPHIPAMRANIASDLGLPENCVNIKGKTNEKLGYLGRMEAIEAQAAVLLIKA; from the coding sequence ATGAATATCCGTATCGGACAGGGCTACGATGTCCATCAGTTGGTCGAAGGGCGAGATTTGATACTCGGCGGCGTAAACATTCCGTTTGAAAAAGGCTTGCTGGGTCATTCAGATGCCGATGCGCTGTTGCATGCGATTACCGATGCTCTGTTGGGTGCGGCCGGTTTGGGCGATATCGGCAGCCATTTTCCCGATACTGCCGCCGAGTTCAAAGATGCTGACAGCCGTGTGCTGTTGCGCGAGGCTTATCAAAGCGTGCAGGCATTGGGTTGGAAGGTGGTTAATGTCGATACGACCGTGATTGCGCAAAAGCCAAAACTTGCGCCACATATTCCGGCAATGCGCGCCAATATTGCCTCAGATTTGGGTTTGCCTGAAAACTGCGTGAACATCAAGGGTAAAACCAACGAAAAACTTGGCTATCTGGGACGTATGGAAGCCATTGAAGCACAAGCGGCAGTATTGCTGATTAAAGCCTAA
- the rpiA gene encoding ribose-5-phosphate isomerase RpiA yields the protein MATQDELKRIAAEKAVEYVPENEYIGIGTGSTINFFIEALGKSGKKIKGAVSTSKKSSELLAKYEIPEVSLNEVMGLAVYVDGADEVNHALQMIKGGGGAHLNEKIVASASDKFVCIADESKYVSRLGKFPLPVEVVENARSLVSRKLLAMGGQPELRVGYTTFYGNQIVDVHGLNIDQALKMEDEINKITGVLENGIFARDAADVLVLGTAEGAKVILPCQD from the coding sequence ATGGCAACTCAAGACGAACTTAAACGCATTGCCGCCGAAAAAGCGGTGGAATATGTTCCTGAAAACGAATACATCGGTATCGGTACCGGCTCTACCATCAACTTTTTTATCGAAGCTTTGGGTAAAAGCGGTAAGAAAATCAAGGGTGCCGTATCTACTTCTAAAAAATCCAGCGAGCTTTTGGCAAAATACGAGATTCCAGAAGTTTCACTGAATGAAGTGATGGGTTTGGCGGTTTATGTTGACGGCGCAGATGAAGTCAACCACGCGCTGCAAATGATTAAAGGTGGCGGCGGTGCGCATTTGAACGAAAAAATCGTGGCCAGCGCATCCGATAAATTTGTCTGTATCGCTGATGAAAGCAAATACGTTTCCCGTTTGGGAAAATTCCCATTGCCGGTCGAAGTCGTTGAAAATGCCCGTTCGCTGGTGTCGCGCAAACTGCTTGCCATGGGCGGACAACCTGAGTTGCGTGTCGGCTATACTACTTTCTATGGCAACCAAATCGTCGATGTTCACGGCCTCAATATCGACCAAGCCCTGAAAATGGAAGACGAAATCAACAAAATCACCGGCGTACTCGAAAACGGTATTTTTGCCCGCGATGCCGCCGATGTGTTGGTTTTGGGTACGGCAGAAGGTGCAAAAGTCATCTTGCCTTGTCAGGATTAA
- a CDS encoding thermonuclease family protein: MQISKIIKWLPVVLSVLGALGYSSRDTELIRTGVSVAATLAQGDNIGLEKVNEWLGKNVVKATSDTKAEAKPKPKPEQKQKSSRQSYTYNGKIIKIHDGDTMHIIDSDGRKHKIRMAHIDAPEINQAYGTQSRDNLIDAALNKKAKVRVFEADRYQREVAQVSVGTINLNLMQIRDGAAWHYESYAKKQQSKTAYTDYSAAQKQAKEKRKGLWKKDNPQAPWQFRRQNHEQQNGNKKQSDKQWFGIW; this comes from the coding sequence ATGCAAATCAGTAAAATTATAAAATGGTTGCCCGTTGTTTTATCCGTGTTGGGCGCGCTTGGTTACAGCTCACGCGATACCGAGTTGATTCGTACCGGGGTAAGCGTTGCTGCAACATTGGCACAAGGCGACAATATCGGTTTGGAAAAGGTCAATGAATGGCTGGGAAAAAATGTCGTCAAAGCCACATCTGACACCAAAGCCGAAGCTAAACCTAAACCTAAACCGGAACAAAAACAAAAGTCATCGCGACAATCCTACACATACAACGGAAAAATCATCAAAATCCATGATGGCGATACCATGCACATTATCGATAGCGACGGCAGGAAACATAAAATCCGTATGGCCCATATCGATGCACCAGAAATCAATCAGGCTTATGGTACGCAATCACGAGACAATCTGATTGATGCTGCATTGAATAAAAAAGCCAAAGTCCGCGTGTTTGAAGCCGATCGCTACCAGCGCGAAGTTGCCCAAGTATCAGTCGGCACGATTAACTTGAATTTAATGCAGATACGGGATGGCGCCGCATGGCATTATGAAAGTTATGCCAAAAAACAACAAAGTAAAACTGCCTACACTGACTATTCGGCCGCACAAAAACAAGCCAAGGAAAAACGTAAAGGTTTATGGAAAAAAGATAATCCGCAAGCGCCTTGGCAATTTCGCCGTCAAAACCACGAGCA